A window from Rhinolophus sinicus isolate RSC01 linkage group LG18, ASM3656204v1, whole genome shotgun sequence encodes these proteins:
- the GLIS2 gene encoding zinc finger protein GLIS2 isoform X2, whose protein sequence is MHSLDEPLDLKLSITKLRAAREKRERTLSVVRHRTLHRELGLVDDSPTPGSPGSPPSGFLLNPKFPEKVEGRFTAAPLVDLSLSPPSGLDSPNGSSSLSPERQGNGDLPTVPTAPDFQPLRYLDGVPSSFQFFLPLGSGGALHLPASSFLTTPKDKCLSPELPLPKQLVCRWAKCNQLFELLQDLVDHVNDYHVKPEKDAGYCCHWEGCARHGRGFNASRYKMLIHIRTHTNEKPHRCPTCSKSFSRLENLKIHNRSHTGEKPYVCPYEGCNKRYSNSSDRFKHTRTHYVDKPYYCKMPGCHKRYTDPSSLRKHIKAHGHFVSHEQQELLQLRPPPKPPLPTPDGSPYVSGAQIIIPNPAALFGGPGLPGLPLPLAPGPLDLSALACGNGGGGGGAAGMGPGLPGPILPLNLAKNPLLPSPFGAGGLGLPVVSLLAGSAGGKAEGEKGRGAVPARALSMEGRKTPLARTDSGRSRPSPDGLPLLPGTVLDLSTGVNSAASSPEALAPGWVVIPPGSVLLKPAVVN, encoded by the exons ATGCACTCCTTGGACGAGCCGCTCGACCTGAAGCTGAGTATCACCAAGCTCCGGGCGGCGAGAGAAAAGCGGGAGAGGACGCTGAGTGTGGTCCGGCACCGAACTCTGCACAGGGAGCTGGGCCTGGTGGATGACAGCCCCACCCCGGGCTCCCCGGGCTCCCCGCCCTCAG GCTTCCTGCTGAACCCCAAGTTCCCTGAGAAGGTGGAAGGACGCTTTACAGCGGCCCCTCTGGTGGACCTCAGCTTGTCGCCACCCTCTGGGCTGGACTCTCCCAATGGCAGCAGCTCGCTGTCCCCTGAGCGTCAAGGCAATGGGGACCTGCCTACAGTGCCCACCGCCCCG GATTTCCAGCCGTTGCGCTACCTCGACGGCGTCCCCAGCTCCTTCCAGTTCTTCCTGCCTCTGGGCTCCGGGGGGGCCCTGCACCtgcctgcttcctccttcctcactaCCCCTAAGGACAAGTGCCTCTCACCAGAACTACCCCTGCCCAAGCAGCTGGTGTGTCGCTGGGCCAAG TGTAACCAGCTCTTTGAGCTCCTGCAAGACCTGGTGGATCACGTCAACGACTACCACGTCAAGCCCGAGAAGGACGCAGGGTACTGCTGCCACTGGGAGGGATGTGCTCGTCACGGCCGAGGCTTCAACGCCAG CAGGTACAAGATGCTTATCCACATCCGCACGCACACCAATGAGAAGCCGCACCGCTGCCCCACCTGCAGTAAGAGCTTCTCCCGCCTGGAGAACCTGAAGATACACAACCGGTCTCACACAG GTGAGAAGCCCTACGTCTGCCCATACGAGGGCTGCAACAAGCGCTATTCCAACTCAAGCGACCGCTTCAAGCACACGCGCACCCACTATGTGGACAAGCCCTACTACTGCAAGATGCCCGGTTGCCACAAGCGCTACACGGACCCCAGCTCGCTGCGCAAGCACATCAAGGCCCATGGCCACTTCGTGTCCCATGAGCAGCAGGAGCTTCTGCAACTGCGCCCGCCCCCAAAACCACCGCTGCCCACCCCCGACGGAAGCCCCTACGTCAGCGGGGCCCAGATCATCATCCCCAACCCTGCTGCCCTCTTTGGAGGCCCCGGCCTGCCTGGCCTGCCCCTACCCCTGGCTCCTGGCCCCCTCGACCTCAGTGCCCTGGCCTGTGGCaatggtggaggtggtgggggtgcGGCAGGCATGGGCCCTGGGTTGCCAGGCCCCATTCTGCCCCTTAATCTGGCCAAGAACCCACTGTTACCCTCGCCCTTTGGGGCAGGCGGACTGGGCCTGCCTGTGGTCTCCCTCCTGGCTGGCTCCGCAGGTGGGAAGGCCGAGGGGGAAAAGGGGCGTGGGGCAGTGCCGGCCAGAGCCCTCAGCATGGAGGGCCGCAAGACCCCCCTGGCGAGGACTGACAGTGGCCGCTCCCGGCCCAGCCCAGATGGACTCCCCCTGCTGCCGGGCACGGTGCTGGACCTGTCCACTGGTGTCAACTCAGCAGCCAGCAGCCCAGAGGCGCTGGCCCCTGGCTGGGTGGTCATCCCACCGGGCTCTGTGCTACTGAAACCGGCCGTGGTGAACTGA
- the GLIS2 gene encoding zinc finger protein GLIS2 isoform X1 codes for MHSLDEPLDLKLSITKLRAAREKRERTLSVVRHRTLHRELGLVDDSPTPGSPGSPPSGFLLNPKFPEKVEGRFTAAPLVDLSLSPPSGLDSPNGSSSLSPERQGNGDLPTVPTAPDFQPLRYLDGVPSSFQFFLPLGSGGALHLPASSFLTTPKDKCLSPELPLPKQLVCRWAKVSGGLEEWGRVRGGCPYMCSEPSPALQCNQLFELLQDLVDHVNDYHVKPEKDAGYCCHWEGCARHGRGFNASRYKMLIHIRTHTNEKPHRCPTCSKSFSRLENLKIHNRSHTGEKPYVCPYEGCNKRYSNSSDRFKHTRTHYVDKPYYCKMPGCHKRYTDPSSLRKHIKAHGHFVSHEQQELLQLRPPPKPPLPTPDGSPYVSGAQIIIPNPAALFGGPGLPGLPLPLAPGPLDLSALACGNGGGGGGAAGMGPGLPGPILPLNLAKNPLLPSPFGAGGLGLPVVSLLAGSAGGKAEGEKGRGAVPARALSMEGRKTPLARTDSGRSRPSPDGLPLLPGTVLDLSTGVNSAASSPEALAPGWVVIPPGSVLLKPAVVN; via the exons ATGCACTCCTTGGACGAGCCGCTCGACCTGAAGCTGAGTATCACCAAGCTCCGGGCGGCGAGAGAAAAGCGGGAGAGGACGCTGAGTGTGGTCCGGCACCGAACTCTGCACAGGGAGCTGGGCCTGGTGGATGACAGCCCCACCCCGGGCTCCCCGGGCTCCCCGCCCTCAG GCTTCCTGCTGAACCCCAAGTTCCCTGAGAAGGTGGAAGGACGCTTTACAGCGGCCCCTCTGGTGGACCTCAGCTTGTCGCCACCCTCTGGGCTGGACTCTCCCAATGGCAGCAGCTCGCTGTCCCCTGAGCGTCAAGGCAATGGGGACCTGCCTACAGTGCCCACCGCCCCG GATTTCCAGCCGTTGCGCTACCTCGACGGCGTCCCCAGCTCCTTCCAGTTCTTCCTGCCTCTGGGCTCCGGGGGGGCCCTGCACCtgcctgcttcctccttcctcactaCCCCTAAGGACAAGTGCCTCTCACCAGAACTACCCCTGCCCAAGCAGCTGGTGTGTCGCTGGGCCAAGGTGAGTGGGGGCCTGGAAGAGTGGGGCAGGGTCCGGGGTGGGTGCCCCTACATGTGCTCAGAACCCTCCCCGGCCCTGCAGTGTAACCAGCTCTTTGAGCTCCTGCAAGACCTGGTGGATCACGTCAACGACTACCACGTCAAGCCCGAGAAGGACGCAGGGTACTGCTGCCACTGGGAGGGATGTGCTCGTCACGGCCGAGGCTTCAACGCCAG CAGGTACAAGATGCTTATCCACATCCGCACGCACACCAATGAGAAGCCGCACCGCTGCCCCACCTGCAGTAAGAGCTTCTCCCGCCTGGAGAACCTGAAGATACACAACCGGTCTCACACAG GTGAGAAGCCCTACGTCTGCCCATACGAGGGCTGCAACAAGCGCTATTCCAACTCAAGCGACCGCTTCAAGCACACGCGCACCCACTATGTGGACAAGCCCTACTACTGCAAGATGCCCGGTTGCCACAAGCGCTACACGGACCCCAGCTCGCTGCGCAAGCACATCAAGGCCCATGGCCACTTCGTGTCCCATGAGCAGCAGGAGCTTCTGCAACTGCGCCCGCCCCCAAAACCACCGCTGCCCACCCCCGACGGAAGCCCCTACGTCAGCGGGGCCCAGATCATCATCCCCAACCCTGCTGCCCTCTTTGGAGGCCCCGGCCTGCCTGGCCTGCCCCTACCCCTGGCTCCTGGCCCCCTCGACCTCAGTGCCCTGGCCTGTGGCaatggtggaggtggtgggggtgcGGCAGGCATGGGCCCTGGGTTGCCAGGCCCCATTCTGCCCCTTAATCTGGCCAAGAACCCACTGTTACCCTCGCCCTTTGGGGCAGGCGGACTGGGCCTGCCTGTGGTCTCCCTCCTGGCTGGCTCCGCAGGTGGGAAGGCCGAGGGGGAAAAGGGGCGTGGGGCAGTGCCGGCCAGAGCCCTCAGCATGGAGGGCCGCAAGACCCCCCTGGCGAGGACTGACAGTGGCCGCTCCCGGCCCAGCCCAGATGGACTCCCCCTGCTGCCGGGCACGGTGCTGGACCTGTCCACTGGTGTCAACTCAGCAGCCAGCAGCCCAGAGGCGCTGGCCCCTGGCTGGGTGGTCATCCCACCGGGCTCTGTGCTACTGAAACCGGCCGTGGTGAACTGA
- the GLIS2 gene encoding zinc finger protein GLIS2 isoform X3, giving the protein MHSLDEPLDLKLSITKLRAAREKRERTLSVVRHRTLHRELGLVDDSPTPGSPGSPPSGFLLNPKFPEKVEGRFTAAPLVDLSLSPPSGLDSPNGSSSLSPERQGNGDLPTVPTAPDFQPLRYLDGVPSSFQFFLPLGSGGALHLPASSFLTTPKDKCLSPELPLPKQLVCRWAKCNQLFELLQDLVDHVNDYHVKPEKDAGYCCHWEGCARHGRGFNARYKMLIHIRTHTNEKPHRCPTCSKSFSRLENLKIHNRSHTGEKPYVCPYEGCNKRYSNSSDRFKHTRTHYVDKPYYCKMPGCHKRYTDPSSLRKHIKAHGHFVSHEQQELLQLRPPPKPPLPTPDGSPYVSGAQIIIPNPAALFGGPGLPGLPLPLAPGPLDLSALACGNGGGGGGAAGMGPGLPGPILPLNLAKNPLLPSPFGAGGLGLPVVSLLAGSAGGKAEGEKGRGAVPARALSMEGRKTPLARTDSGRSRPSPDGLPLLPGTVLDLSTGVNSAASSPEALAPGWVVIPPGSVLLKPAVVN; this is encoded by the exons ATGCACTCCTTGGACGAGCCGCTCGACCTGAAGCTGAGTATCACCAAGCTCCGGGCGGCGAGAGAAAAGCGGGAGAGGACGCTGAGTGTGGTCCGGCACCGAACTCTGCACAGGGAGCTGGGCCTGGTGGATGACAGCCCCACCCCGGGCTCCCCGGGCTCCCCGCCCTCAG GCTTCCTGCTGAACCCCAAGTTCCCTGAGAAGGTGGAAGGACGCTTTACAGCGGCCCCTCTGGTGGACCTCAGCTTGTCGCCACCCTCTGGGCTGGACTCTCCCAATGGCAGCAGCTCGCTGTCCCCTGAGCGTCAAGGCAATGGGGACCTGCCTACAGTGCCCACCGCCCCG GATTTCCAGCCGTTGCGCTACCTCGACGGCGTCCCCAGCTCCTTCCAGTTCTTCCTGCCTCTGGGCTCCGGGGGGGCCCTGCACCtgcctgcttcctccttcctcactaCCCCTAAGGACAAGTGCCTCTCACCAGAACTACCCCTGCCCAAGCAGCTGGTGTGTCGCTGGGCCAAG TGTAACCAGCTCTTTGAGCTCCTGCAAGACCTGGTGGATCACGTCAACGACTACCACGTCAAGCCCGAGAAGGACGCAGGGTACTGCTGCCACTGGGAGGGATGTGCTCGTCACGGCCGAGGCTTCAACGCCAG GTACAAGATGCTTATCCACATCCGCACGCACACCAATGAGAAGCCGCACCGCTGCCCCACCTGCAGTAAGAGCTTCTCCCGCCTGGAGAACCTGAAGATACACAACCGGTCTCACACAG GTGAGAAGCCCTACGTCTGCCCATACGAGGGCTGCAACAAGCGCTATTCCAACTCAAGCGACCGCTTCAAGCACACGCGCACCCACTATGTGGACAAGCCCTACTACTGCAAGATGCCCGGTTGCCACAAGCGCTACACGGACCCCAGCTCGCTGCGCAAGCACATCAAGGCCCATGGCCACTTCGTGTCCCATGAGCAGCAGGAGCTTCTGCAACTGCGCCCGCCCCCAAAACCACCGCTGCCCACCCCCGACGGAAGCCCCTACGTCAGCGGGGCCCAGATCATCATCCCCAACCCTGCTGCCCTCTTTGGAGGCCCCGGCCTGCCTGGCCTGCCCCTACCCCTGGCTCCTGGCCCCCTCGACCTCAGTGCCCTGGCCTGTGGCaatggtggaggtggtgggggtgcGGCAGGCATGGGCCCTGGGTTGCCAGGCCCCATTCTGCCCCTTAATCTGGCCAAGAACCCACTGTTACCCTCGCCCTTTGGGGCAGGCGGACTGGGCCTGCCTGTGGTCTCCCTCCTGGCTGGCTCCGCAGGTGGGAAGGCCGAGGGGGAAAAGGGGCGTGGGGCAGTGCCGGCCAGAGCCCTCAGCATGGAGGGCCGCAAGACCCCCCTGGCGAGGACTGACAGTGGCCGCTCCCGGCCCAGCCCAGATGGACTCCCCCTGCTGCCGGGCACGGTGCTGGACCTGTCCACTGGTGTCAACTCAGCAGCCAGCAGCCCAGAGGCGCTGGCCCCTGGCTGGGTGGTCATCCCACCGGGCTCTGTGCTACTGAAACCGGCCGTGGTGAACTGA